From the Corythoichthys intestinalis isolate RoL2023-P3 chromosome 15, ASM3026506v1, whole genome shotgun sequence genome, one window contains:
- the LOC130931550 gene encoding uncharacterized protein LOC130931550 isoform X2 produces MRSCPKWKSSIILGSCSQVKKEEKRMTGLDSKSGFNTLVSQYEDDLEPAGKNGQQASCALLYKAAVASLVILAALLVTVDIYLLNYYLTHHETQQSVNDAELIERQLIRLQESYEFAVRNMTETKKQLHSEMIKQTRSNWEFEHHKRRTKDYEEQLDKIAQDRTAADDVRQDGF; encoded by the exons ATGAGGTCCTGTCCCAAGTGGAAGAGTTCaattatcttggggtcttgttcacaagtgaag AAAGAAGAAAAGAGAATGACCGGTTTGGACTCAAAGAGCGGATTTAACACTCTGGTTTCTCAATACGAGGATGACTTGGAACCTGCTGGAAAAAATGGGCAACAAG CATCCTGCGCGTTACTTTACAAAGCAGCTGTGGCGAGCCTGGTGATACTCGCTGCCTTATTAGTGACGGTTGACATTTACCTGCTGAATTACT ATCTCACGCACCACGAAACCCAGCAGTCTGTCAACGATGCAGAACTTATCGAGAGACAGCTGATCAGACTCCAGGAATCATACGAGTTTGCGGTCAGAAACATGACCGAGACCAAGAAGCAGCTGCACAGTGAAATGATTAAACAAACCCGAAGCAACTGGGAGTTTGAACACCACAAAAGAAGGACTAAAGACTATGAAGAGCAACTTGATAAAATAGCCCAAGAT AGGACGGCTGCAGACGATGTCCGACAGGATGGATTTTGA